One Flavobacterium sp. 90 DNA segment encodes these proteins:
- a CDS encoding lipocalin-like domain-containing protein, translated as MKNATTILILLLFFNSVISQTKPLIKTELLGSWTLVSVENINSDGTKNLPYDINPKGILFFDEKGNYAIEIYKNERLKIISGDKNKCTPEENAAIVQGSNSHFGEFEIDEANKIITFKIKTASFPNWEGTIQKRSYTFMNNELKYVVTNTTQGGKSVTAEVVWKKL; from the coding sequence ATGAAAAACGCAACAACTATTTTGATTTTGCTTTTGTTTTTTAACTCCGTAATTTCACAAACAAAACCATTAATAAAAACAGAATTATTAGGTTCATGGACTTTGGTTTCTGTTGAAAACATAAATTCAGACGGAACAAAAAATCTTCCGTATGATATAAATCCGAAAGGCATTTTGTTTTTTGACGAAAAAGGAAATTATGCCATTGAAATTTATAAAAATGAAAGACTTAAGATAATTTCAGGCGATAAAAACAAATGTACTCCAGAAGAAAATGCGGCAATTGTTCAGGGAAGTAATTCGCATTTTGGAGAATTTGAAATTGACGAAGCAAATAAGATTATTACTTTTAAAATAAAAACAGCTTCGTTTCCAAACTGGGAAGGAACAATTCAAAAGAGATCTTACACTTTCATGAATAACGAACTCAAATATGTCGTAACCAATACAACGCAAGGAGGAAAATCTGTCACAGCCGAAGTTGTCTGGAAAAAATTATAA
- a CDS encoding peptidoglycan DD-metalloendopeptidase family protein → MKKAFVLIVLLFSVFSCNKTEEKVETKISKPKTKKVEFGFNYADFNIVNDTIKKGDSFGSIIQSQNIGDKKVFDIVEQVKDSFDVRTIRYNKPYTILRSKNKTNKLQVFIYQPDALTYYVVDLRDSIAKAYKKVKPVTLKRKIIGGVLKSSLSETLGNESVETALASRITKVFSWSIDFFKLKKGDRYGLIFTERFINGKTYDGVEDLEAAFFEYKGKIVYAFPFERDTTSGKTEYYDDQGRTLKNFFLKTPIKFSRITSRFTANRFHPVQHTWKAHKGTDYAAPTGTPISTTASGVVEATGYTAGNGNFVKVKHNGTYSTQYLHMSRILVRRGQRVTQGQTIGLVGSTGLATGPHVCYRFWKNGVQVDALRLNLPTGESLTGSDKNRFLKQMEPLKRELDSIGNL, encoded by the coding sequence TTGAAAAAAGCATTCGTACTTATAGTCCTATTATTCTCTGTTTTTTCATGTAATAAAACCGAGGAAAAAGTAGAAACTAAAATTAGTAAACCAAAAACTAAAAAGGTAGAATTTGGTTTTAATTACGCTGACTTTAATATTGTAAATGACACTATAAAAAAAGGAGATTCTTTTGGTTCTATCATCCAAAGTCAAAATATTGGAGACAAAAAAGTCTTTGATATTGTTGAACAAGTAAAAGATTCATTTGATGTTCGAACAATTCGATACAACAAACCTTATACGATTCTTCGCTCTAAAAATAAAACAAACAAATTACAGGTTTTCATTTACCAGCCTGATGCTTTAACTTATTATGTAGTCGATTTAAGAGACAGCATTGCTAAAGCATATAAAAAAGTAAAACCGGTTACATTAAAACGTAAAATTATTGGCGGCGTTTTAAAAAGTTCATTATCTGAAACTTTAGGAAACGAAAGTGTTGAAACTGCTCTTGCCAGCCGAATTACAAAAGTCTTTTCATGGTCTATCGATTTCTTCAAACTTAAAAAAGGAGATCGCTACGGATTAATTTTCACTGAACGTTTTATAAACGGAAAAACTTATGACGGCGTTGAAGATCTTGAAGCTGCGTTTTTTGAATATAAAGGTAAAATCGTTTATGCTTTTCCGTTTGAAAGAGATACAACTTCAGGAAAAACAGAATATTATGACGATCAGGGAAGAACTTTGAAAAACTTCTTTCTAAAAACACCTATTAAGTTCAGCCGAATCACTTCTCGATTTACTGCAAACAGATTTCATCCGGTTCAACATACCTGGAAAGCACATAAAGGAACTGATTATGCTGCGCCAACAGGAACTCCAATTTCAACAACTGCATCCGGAGTTGTAGAAGCAACCGGATATACGGCTGGAAACGGAAACTTTGTAAAAGTAAAACACAATGGAACGTATTCTACACAATATTTACATATGTCCAGAATTTTGGTTCGCCGCGGACAACGTGTTACACAAGGACAAACTATTGGATTAGTTGGCAGCACAGGACTTGCAACCGGACCTCACGTTTGTTACCGTTTCTGGAAAAACGGTGTTCAGGTTGATGCACTTCGACTTAACTTACCAACAGGAGAATCTTTGACAGGATCTGATAAAAATCGTTTCTTAAAACAAATGGAACCTTTAAAAAGAGAATTGGATAGTATTGGGAATTTGTAA
- the pgi gene encoding glucose-6-phosphate isomerase, producing MALNTTNPTGTEAWKNLQNHYNAIHETTIQELFQQDNARVEKFNLQWNDFLVDYSKNNITPETISLLLELANSIGLKDAIAQYFGGEIINQTENRAVLHTALRAPESAVINVDGENVIPEVYEVKNKIKQFSNEVISGERKGFTGKAFTDVVNIGIGGSDLGPVMAVEALQFYKNQLNLHFVSNVDGDHVNEIIKKLNPETTLFLIVSKTFTTQETLSNSETIKEWFLKSASQEDIAKHFVAVSTNIQKVTEFGINPDNVFPMWDWVGGRFSLWSAVGLSISLAIGFDNYNEMLKGANEMDEHFKSAEFDKNIPVTLALLSVWYNNFFGAESEALIPYTQYLQKLAPYLQQATMESNGKSVGRDGKPVNYQTGTIIWGEPGTNSQHAFFQLIHQGTKLIPTDFIGFVKPLYGNEDHHDKLMSNFFAQTEALLNGKTAAQVQAEFDKQGLSAEKAAYLLPFKVFTGNKPTNTILIQKLTPKSLGSLIALYEHKIFVQGVIWNIFSFDQWGVELGKQLANSILDEINTKTVKNHDSSTSFLLNHFLKNK from the coding sequence ATGGCTTTAAACACAACAAACCCAACCGGGACTGAAGCGTGGAAAAATCTGCAAAACCACTATAACGCAATTCACGAAACTACTATACAAGAATTGTTTCAACAAGATAATGCTCGTGTTGAAAAATTCAACTTGCAATGGAATGACTTTTTAGTAGACTATTCTAAAAATAATATTACTCCTGAAACAATCTCTCTTTTATTAGAATTGGCAAATTCGATTGGACTAAAAGATGCGATTGCTCAATATTTTGGTGGAGAAATCATTAACCAAACTGAAAACAGAGCTGTTTTACATACTGCTTTGCGTGCTCCGGAATCGGCAGTTATTAATGTTGATGGTGAAAATGTAATTCCTGAAGTTTACGAAGTAAAAAATAAAATCAAACAATTCAGCAACGAAGTTATCTCTGGCGAAAGAAAAGGTTTTACAGGAAAAGCTTTTACTGATGTTGTAAATATAGGAATTGGAGGTTCTGATCTTGGACCTGTTATGGCGGTTGAAGCTTTACAATTCTACAAAAATCAATTGAACTTACATTTTGTTTCTAATGTTGATGGCGATCACGTTAACGAAATAATCAAAAAACTGAATCCTGAAACAACTCTTTTCCTTATTGTTTCTAAAACTTTTACAACTCAGGAAACTTTATCAAATTCTGAAACTATCAAAGAATGGTTCTTAAAATCGGCATCACAAGAAGATATTGCAAAACATTTTGTGGCGGTTTCAACAAATATTCAAAAAGTAACAGAATTTGGAATTAATCCTGATAATGTTTTCCCAATGTGGGATTGGGTTGGAGGAAGATTCTCTTTATGGAGTGCGGTTGGATTAAGCATTAGTTTAGCGATTGGCTTTGACAACTACAATGAAATGCTGAAAGGCGCAAATGAAATGGACGAACATTTCAAATCGGCCGAATTTGACAAAAATATTCCTGTAACGTTAGCTTTGCTTAGTGTTTGGTACAATAATTTCTTTGGTGCCGAAAGTGAAGCTTTAATTCCATACACTCAATATTTACAAAAACTTGCTCCTTATTTGCAACAAGCAACTATGGAAAGTAACGGAAAAAGTGTTGGTCGCGACGGAAAACCCGTAAACTATCAAACCGGAACTATCATTTGGGGAGAACCAGGGACAAACTCACAACATGCTTTTTTCCAATTAATCCACCAGGGAACAAAATTAATTCCAACTGATTTTATTGGATTCGTAAAACCACTTTACGGAAACGAAGATCACCACGATAAATTGATGTCTAACTTTTTTGCTCAGACGGAAGCTTTGTTAAACGGAAAAACAGCAGCACAAGTTCAGGCAGAATTTGACAAACAAGGACTTTCTGCAGAAAAAGCTGCTTACTTATTACCATTTAAAGTCTTTACAGGAAACAAACCAACGAATACAATTTTAATTCAAAAACTGACTCCAAAAAGCTTAGGATCTTTGATTGCTTTATACGAACACAAAATTTTTGTTCAGGGTGTTATCTGGAACATTTTTAGCTTTGATCAATGGGGAGTAGAACTAGGAAAACAATTAGCTAACTCTATTTTAGACGAAATTAACACAAAGACTGTTAAGAATCATGACAGTTCAACTTCGTTTTTGCTAAATCATTTCCTGAAGAACAAATAA
- the hppD gene encoding 4-hydroxyphenylpyruvate dioxygenase → MSKEVKSVEYGLEKIFEGAQDFLPLLGTDYVEFYVGNAKQSAHYYKTAFGYQSLAYAGLETGVRDKASYVLKQDKIRIVLTTPLTQDSPIHAHLQKHGDGVKVAALWVEDARSAYEETMKRGARSFMEPTVESDEFGEVVRSGIYTYGETVHIFVERKNYNGVFLPGYKEWKSDYNPEPTGLKYIDHMVGNVGWNEMNTWVKFYEDVMGFVNFLSFDDKQITTEYSALMSKVMSNGNGRIKFPINEPAEGKKKSQIEEYLDFYGGPGIQHIAIATDDIIKTVSQLRARGVEFLSAPPHTYYQAIPERLGVHMDMMKEDLNEIEKLAIMVDADEDGYLLQIFTKPVQDRPTLFFEIIQRMGAKGFGAGNFKALFESIEREQELRGTL, encoded by the coding sequence ATGTCAAAAGAAGTAAAATCAGTAGAATACGGATTAGAAAAAATCTTTGAAGGAGCACAAGATTTCCTTCCGTTATTAGGGACAGATTATGTAGAATTTTATGTAGGTAATGCAAAACAATCTGCACATTATTACAAAACTGCTTTCGGATATCAGTCATTAGCTTACGCCGGATTAGAAACTGGAGTAAGAGACAAAGCATCTTATGTTTTGAAACAAGATAAAATCAGAATTGTTTTAACTACGCCATTAACGCAAGATTCTCCAATTCATGCACATCTTCAAAAACATGGAGACGGTGTAAAAGTTGCCGCTCTTTGGGTTGAAGATGCAAGAAGTGCTTACGAAGAAACTATGAAACGTGGTGCACGCTCGTTCATGGAACCAACTGTAGAATCTGATGAATTTGGAGAAGTAGTTCGTTCCGGAATTTACACTTACGGAGAAACAGTTCATATTTTTGTCGAAAGAAAAAACTACAATGGTGTTTTCTTACCAGGTTACAAAGAATGGAAATCTGACTACAATCCAGAACCAACCGGATTAAAATATATCGATCACATGGTTGGAAATGTGGGTTGGAATGAAATGAATACTTGGGTAAAATTCTACGAAGATGTTATGGGATTTGTAAACTTCCTATCATTCGATGACAAACAAATTACTACAGAATATTCTGCATTGATGAGTAAAGTAATGTCAAACGGAAACGGAAGAATCAAATTTCCAATCAACGAACCAGCCGAAGGAAAGAAAAAATCTCAAATTGAAGAATATTTAGATTTCTATGGCGGACCTGGAATTCAGCATATTGCTATTGCGACAGATGATATTATTAAAACAGTATCACAATTAAGAGCACGCGGTGTTGAGTTTTTATCTGCTCCACCTCATACTTATTATCAAGCTATCCCAGAAAGATTAGGTGTTCACATGGATATGATGAAAGAAGATTTAAACGAAATTGAAAAACTTGCCATCATGGTCGATGCAGACGAAGATGGATATTTACTACAGATATTTACTAAGCCAGTTCAGGACAGACCAACGCTATTTTTCGAAATTATTCAAAGAATGGGAGCAAAAGGTTTCGGTGCAGGGAACTTTAAAGCCCTTTTTGAGTCGATTGAGAGAGAGCAAGAATTGAGAGGAACATTATAA
- a CDS encoding homogentisate 1,2-dioxygenase, giving the protein MPLYHKLGDFPQKRHTQFEKPNGGFYYEQLFGTEGFHGHSSLSYHVHRPTQVKEILNSYSVEPKIAIGKNIKSLLFKGFELKPENDFLDSRKPMLVNKDCVIGLAAPKESLRNYFYKNADADEMLFIHKGKGKLRTMLGNIPFEYGDYLIIPRGIIYQIEFETEENRLFYVESYSPFYTPKRYKNQSGQHLEHSPFCERDFILPNELETHDEKGDFLIKIKKEGMIHEVVYATHPFDVVGWDGYNFPYGFSIHNFEPITGRVHQPPPVHQTFETATFVVCSFCPRLYDYHPKAIPAPYNHSNIDSDEVLYYVDGDFMSRNNIEQGHITLHPKGIPHGPAPGAMERSIGHKETQELAVMVDTFRPLMVTEEAMGLDDGQYYKSWTE; this is encoded by the coding sequence ATGCCATTATATCATAAACTTGGAGATTTCCCTCAAAAAAGACACACCCAATTCGAAAAACCAAACGGAGGTTTTTACTACGAACAATTGTTTGGAACCGAAGGTTTTCACGGACATTCGTCACTTTCTTATCATGTTCACAGACCAACGCAGGTTAAAGAAATATTAAACTCTTATTCGGTTGAACCAAAAATTGCAATCGGAAAAAATATAAAATCATTACTTTTTAAAGGTTTTGAACTTAAACCTGAAAATGATTTTCTGGACAGCCGCAAACCAATGTTAGTCAACAAAGACTGTGTTATTGGACTGGCAGCTCCAAAAGAATCACTTAGAAATTATTTCTACAAAAATGCCGATGCTGATGAAATGCTTTTCATCCATAAAGGAAAAGGAAAATTAAGAACCATGTTAGGGAATATTCCGTTTGAATATGGTGATTACTTAATCATTCCAAGAGGCATTATTTACCAAATAGAATTTGAGACTGAGGAAAACCGACTTTTTTACGTAGAATCTTATTCTCCTTTTTACACTCCAAAACGTTATAAAAACCAATCTGGTCAGCATTTAGAACATTCGCCATTTTGCGAACGCGATTTTATTTTGCCAAACGAATTGGAAACACATGATGAAAAAGGTGATTTTTTAATTAAAATCAAAAAAGAAGGAATGATTCACGAAGTCGTTTACGCCACACATCCTTTTGACGTTGTGGGTTGGGACGGTTACAATTTCCCATACGGATTCTCGATTCATAATTTCGAACCAATAACGGGACGTGTTCACCAACCGCCTCCGGTACATCAAACTTTTGAAACGGCAACTTTTGTCGTTTGTTCATTCTGCCCTAGACTTTACGATTATCACCCGAAAGCAATTCCGGCGCCATACAATCACAGCAATATAGATTCTGACGAAGTACTATATTATGTTGATGGTGATTTTATGAGTCGTAATAATATTGAGCAAGGTCACATCACTTTACACCCAAAAGGAATTCCACATGGTCCCGCACCAGGCGCAATGGAGCGTAGTATTGGTCATAAAGAAACCCAGGAATTAGCCGTTATGGTTGATACTTTCCGTCCATTAATGGTTACGGAAGAAGCAATGGGTCTTGATGATGGGCAGTATTATAAGTCTTGGACTGAATAA
- a CDS encoding tryptophan 2,3-dioxygenase family protein: MNITDNSESILKEIDLKFQAINQKTDVQLEGLLWSKPITYWDYIQTDALLSLQTQRTTLPDEMVFIMYHQVNELIFKMILWEIDQIADAQNIQVDFFSERLSRITRYFDMLTNSFSIMENGMEVDQYMKFRNTLTPASGFQSAQYRLIEFASTDVINLTDRRYKANFDENTDLETTFEHLYWQAAGKDYQTGEKSYLLQEFENKYKVQFLRQMSTFKTKNIWQKFTQLPEEDQQNTSLIEAMRHYDKTVNITWVMQHLNTARKYILESGKGNGEATGGSDWQKYMHPKYQRRIFFPKLWTEEELSNWGNETTT, translated from the coding sequence ATGAATATCACTGATAATTCAGAATCAATTTTAAAAGAAATTGACCTTAAATTCCAAGCTATAAATCAAAAAACTGATGTTCAATTAGAAGGATTACTTTGGTCAAAACCAATTACTTATTGGGATTACATTCAAACTGATGCACTTTTAAGCTTACAAACTCAACGCACAACACTTCCTGACGAAATGGTTTTTATCATGTATCATCAGGTAAACGAATTAATTTTTAAAATGATTTTGTGGGAAATCGATCAGATTGCCGATGCACAAAACATTCAGGTTGATTTTTTCAGCGAGAGATTATCAAGAATCACTCGTTATTTTGACATGCTTACCAACTCTTTCAGTATTATGGAAAACGGAATGGAAGTAGATCAATATATGAAATTCAGAAACACGCTAACTCCGGCAAGTGGTTTTCAAAGTGCACAATATAGATTGATCGAATTTGCTTCGACAGACGTCATCAACTTAACAGATCGCAGATACAAAGCAAACTTTGACGAAAATACTGATCTCGAAACTACGTTTGAACATTTGTATTGGCAAGCTGCAGGAAAAGATTATCAAACAGGAGAAAAATCATATTTACTTCAGGAATTTGAGAACAAATACAAAGTGCAATTTCTGAGACAAATGTCTACTTTTAAAACTAAAAATATCTGGCAAAAATTTACTCAATTACCAGAAGAAGATCAGCAAAATACTTCATTAATTGAGGCAATGCGTCATTATGACAAAACTGTAAACATTACTTGGGTAATGCAACACCTTAATACTGCAAGAAAATACATATTAGAAAGCGGAAAAGGCAACGGCGAAGCTACTGGTGGCAGTGATTGGCAAAAATATATGCATCCAAAATACCAAAGACGCATCTTTTTTCCTAAATTGTGGACCGAAGAAGAATTGTCCAATTGGGGAAATGAAACAACCACTTAA
- a CDS encoding AraC family transcriptional regulator gives MTNKNLYLPFEVDFKELEQFPKTTRKNNFFELIYVVDGTGIQIINNNKFQYRKGNLFLITPQDIHSFEILTPTKFFFLRFNEYYIKANSQNGQVETVLRMEYILQNASHRPGCILKNKIDKPLIASLIESIINEETNQQIYHQKITEQIVNAIITVVARNIALKLPKNIKETTGEMVLEILHYIQEHIFNPKELKADKISEHFNISLHYLGKYFKKQIGETLQEYIASYKLRLIEARLLNSDMRINEIADELNFSDESHLNKVFKKHKGMNPSEFRKKFCK, from the coding sequence ATGACGAACAAAAACTTATATCTTCCTTTTGAAGTGGATTTTAAAGAATTGGAGCAGTTTCCGAAAACAACTCGGAAAAATAATTTCTTTGAATTAATATATGTTGTCGATGGAACCGGAATTCAGATTATTAACAATAATAAATTTCAATATCGAAAAGGAAATCTGTTTCTGATAACACCGCAAGATATTCATTCGTTTGAGATTTTAACGCCAACGAAATTCTTTTTTCTTCGGTTTAATGAATATTATATCAAGGCAAATTCTCAAAACGGTCAGGTAGAAACCGTTTTGAGAATGGAGTATATTTTGCAAAATGCAAGTCATCGTCCGGGATGTATATTAAAGAATAAAATTGATAAACCCTTAATTGCTTCATTGATTGAAAGTATTATAAATGAAGAAACCAATCAGCAAATTTATCACCAGAAGATAACTGAGCAAATTGTAAATGCTATTATTACCGTCGTAGCAAGAAACATAGCGTTAAAATTGCCAAAGAATATTAAGGAAACTACTGGCGAAATGGTGCTTGAAATACTACATTATATTCAAGAGCATATTTTTAATCCAAAGGAATTGAAAGCAGATAAAATAAGTGAGCATTTTAATATTTCGCTTCATTATCTTGGGAAGTATTTTAAGAAACAAATCGGTGAAACGCTTCAGGAATATATTGCCAGTTATAAATTAAGGTTAATTGAAGCCAGACTTTTGAATAGCGATATGCGCATAAATGAAATAGCTGACGAACTTAATTTCTCTGATGAAAGTCATCTGAATAAAGTTTTTAAAAAGCATAAAGGAATGAATCCGTCTGAATTTAGAAAAAAGTTCTGCAAATAG
- a CDS encoding DUF3108 domain-containing protein: MKKLTLIILILTTLAFDTQKEDAFGTGEYFKFRIHYGIINAGYATLEIKDATINNKKVHHAIGKGYTTGMSKLFFKVEDLYESYFDKENGVPYRYVRKIDEGGYTKNQEGFFNQAENRVLVKDYKRNTEKTIVITDNVQDIVSSFYYLRNHPNIDKLKSGEAITIDMFFDDEITKFKLKYVGRQDITTKFGTVSTMVFKPLVQTGRVFKEKESLTLWITDDDNKVPIRIKADLAVGSLKADLDEYKGLKNPFKVKK; this comes from the coding sequence ATGAAAAAGCTCACTCTCATCATATTAATTCTAACGACACTTGCCTTCGACACTCAAAAAGAAGATGCTTTTGGCACTGGCGAATATTTTAAATTCAGGATTCATTACGGAATCATAAATGCCGGATATGCAACTCTCGAAATAAAAGACGCTACCATAAACAATAAAAAAGTCCATCATGCTATAGGTAAAGGTTATACAACCGGAATGTCAAAATTATTCTTTAAAGTAGAAGATCTTTACGAAAGTTATTTTGACAAAGAAAACGGAGTTCCTTATCGCTACGTAAGAAAAATCGACGAAGGCGGTTATACCAAAAACCAAGAAGGTTTTTTTAATCAGGCCGAGAACAGGGTTTTGGTAAAAGACTACAAACGAAATACCGAGAAAACAATTGTAATTACTGATAATGTGCAAGATATCGTTTCCTCATTTTACTATTTGAGAAACCATCCAAATATTGACAAATTAAAATCTGGCGAAGCGATTACAATCGACATGTTTTTTGACGACGAAATCACAAAATTTAAGTTAAAATATGTAGGCCGTCAAGATATTACGACTAAATTTGGCACCGTTTCTACAATGGTCTTCAAACCACTTGTGCAAACCGGAAGAGTCTTTAAAGAAAAAGAAAGTCTAACACTCTGGATCACAGACGACGACAATAAAGTTCCAATTAGAATCAAAGCAGATCTTGCAGTAGGATCACTTAAAGCAGATCTCGACGAATATAAAGGATTAAAAAATCCATTTAAAGTAAAAAAATAA
- a CDS encoding short chain dehydrogenase — protein sequence MRLLIIGAHGTIGKILHPELTKNHEIISAGKNSGDFRIDLSDTNSIEKLFTEVKNIDACICVAGDCYTGDLLSLDEEKLNIGIKNKLLGQVSLVLIGQKYLNNNGSFTLTSGKMADKPVKNNISKAIVNGGINSFVLSASLELERGIRINAISPGKVSDIPIEDLINAYSKSIEESINGEIIKVNY from the coding sequence ATGAGACTACTTATAATTGGAGCACACGGAACAATTGGTAAAATACTACATCCTGAATTGACTAAAAATCATGAAATCATTTCTGCGGGAAAAAACAGCGGTGATTTTAGAATTGATTTATCAGACACAAATTCAATCGAAAAATTATTCACAGAAGTTAAAAATATTGATGCGTGTATTTGCGTTGCAGGAGATTGTTACACAGGAGATTTGCTTTCGCTTGACGAAGAAAAATTAAATATTGGCATTAAAAACAAACTACTAGGTCAGGTCAGTTTAGTTTTAATTGGACAAAAATATTTAAACAATAATGGATCATTTACACTTACGTCTGGAAAAATGGCAGATAAGCCTGTAAAAAACAATATTAGCAAAGCAATTGTAAATGGTGGAATTAACAGTTTTGTTCTTTCGGCGTCACTTGAATTAGAAAGAGGAATTAGAATAAATGCGATAAGCCCAGGGAAAGTTTCAGATATTCCAATTGAAGATTTAATTAACGCTTATTCAAAAAGTATTGAAGAATCAATAAATGGAGAAATTATTAAAGTGAACTATTAA